The following are encoded together in the Candidatus Hydrogenedentota bacterium genome:
- the bcp gene encoding thioredoxin-dependent thiol peroxidase has protein sequence MANAKENHPLTGKKAPAFTLSSGEETSVKLSEFKGKNVVLYFYPKDNTPGCTREAKEFSDLQAEFEALNTVVLGVSPDSITSHCKFTEKHELTVMLLSDPDHKIAEKYGAWGEKTMCGRTYMGIIRSTFFIDSKGTVRQAWTSVKAAGHAAAVLKQVREFTAA, from the coding sequence ATGGCAAACGCAAAAGAAAATCATCCCTTGACCGGAAAAAAAGCCCCGGCCTTTACACTGAGCTCCGGCGAAGAGACTAGCGTCAAACTTTCTGAATTCAAAGGGAAAAACGTGGTTCTCTATTTCTATCCCAAAGACAATACACCGGGCTGCACACGGGAAGCAAAAGAGTTTAGTGATCTGCAAGCCGAATTTGAAGCGCTCAACACCGTGGTGCTTGGCGTAAGTCCCGACAGCATAACTTCCCATTGTAAGTTCACTGAGAAGCATGAGCTGACCGTTATGCTCCTTTCCGATCCTGACCATAAAATCGCTGAAAAATACGGTGCCTGGGGCGAAAAGACTATGTGCGGAAGAACCTATATGGGCATCATAAGAAGCACCTTTTTCATCGACAGCAAAGGTACCGTCCGCCAAGCTTGGACCTCGGTAAAAGCGGCGGGACACGCGGCTGCCGTACTTAAACAAGTGCGCGAATTCACAGCGGCATAA